TTACGACAAAAGAGGTACAAACATATgcacagcaaaaaaaaaaaaaaaaaaaaaaaaaaaaatttagcatGTGTAAGTGGGGAGCACATCTAGACTTACTGTTTAactaaaggggggaaaaatcgCCCCCtcgaaaaaaggtgcaccACGGGACGAAGTTTATTCAGCCCAGTATTGCCCCCACAATATTAACCACTTAAAATgtattccccttttcatgGAAATTCTCCTCGccatgcccattttttttttttttccatttttcttcgcGCGAAAAGGATACGTTCTCACGGCTGCACATAACATAACGGTAAAGGAATGACGAGATAGCACCGTGACGTCCTGACATCGTGGCGACGTAGCAACGTAGCAACGTAGCAACGTAGCAACGTGTCCGAGTTGCCacttggcaaaaaaaaaatgcactcaTAGCACTTAcacccattttgttcattcaaaaaaaactcccGAAGAATACAGAGGGCACATTCgttatcaaaaatgaagacaacTTTTATGTGGCAACGCTGGCCGGTTTGCACAGGGGTAACCTTATATGCGTAGCACTCATGGAAGGAGGAACCAACCACCGTTGGAAAAATCCCCATTTCATAGCAGTCACACGGGTTGTTTGCTGTGCCCATGCGTGTACCTCCGCACGTATACACGCATGCATAagcacacatatacacacacgcatacACACAAGCACTTTTTTATACACTTCTCCACGCGCTACCACCAAATGCCAGAATCCGATATATGCGTCATGAAAATTAACTCGGAGGAACAGTTTAGCCACATACCTCTAAGTAAGAGCCACACAAATAATGCGCGCAAAGGCAGTCTTTTCATTACGCACTTCATGTCTAATCCAATTTTAAACTTAGACTCCAGCAGGGAATTCTTGAAGCCAGGAGAACCAGTAATCACGTATGGACAAATACAGGTACGCATacttgtgtgttttttttttttcttctgttcgCTGCATTATTATTTCGTTGTAGCTTGATTGGGCTAGCACATCTGGGCTAAAATGTGACTCCATTTTGCTTGCAAACATTTTTAGAATTTCGATAAAGAGACCTACAGTATCGGTGTCGTAAATCAACCTAGACAGACCTTCACCAAATTTGAAAACTTTTGTGAAAAGGAGCAAACCTGTTTGTACCCCTTTATTCAAATAAGCAATCCGATTAACAAAGGTTAGCATTTCTGGGCAGCGGGCCACACGCATCGAGTTGCAATCAGGGAGCATAAGCAGCTCACCCAAGTGAACCGCTCCCCCAAGTGATCCGCTCCCCTAAGTGAACCGCTCCCGCAAGCGAACTTCTTTTGCGCACCTCTAATTTTAAGGCATGTCTGGCTCTCCACTAATCGACAAGCATGGAAATCTCGTAGGaatgatacaaaaaaaaattgataattaCGGGTATGCAGTGAAGAAGCGCGTCGCagaatgaacaaaaacaCAATTTTTCCTCTCACGTCGCAATTCaatttggtgaaaaaaaaaaaaataataatttatggTAATCCTCTCATCGTCATGTTTCCCATTTAATAAACAGGTTGGCCTTGCCcgtgaatattttaaaaaacatcacAACCCACTTGCAAGAGGAAGGGACATACAAGGAGCCATTTCTGGGTACTtactcgaaaaaaaataaaataaaaaaaaaaaaaaaatacataaatgcacacacatgtacaccTATGTACAAACAGCAACCCTTCGGGTGAACAACCAACCTCTACATTGCCATCATAAACACCATCAGGAATTGTCTTGAGAGAAAAAGAGCAAAGTACCTCCGcagtttataaaaattgcaaaaatggtaatGGCAATTACACAAGCAAAATTtgctttcacaaaaaaaaaaaaaaaaagatgtttATCAGCCGAGCAACACTTATttgcttctctttttttttcttttttcttttatggcAATTTTGAGAGGAAATTTCCCTCGCAATGCCGGTTACCGGTTGTGCTATAATTCACCCCCACCcgaattcccctttttttggaagaacTAAAAATAGAAGACGTTTTGGTTAACTCACCTGCGGACGTTGCCGGCATAACGAAAGGAGATATCATGTTGACGATTAACAATACGGGGATTAAAAACATTTGCGATGTTAACAGGataagcaaaaggaaaaaaaaataaaataaacaatgcCGCTTTTATGCCGATATACATTTATGTGATTGCGCCTTTTTGGGGTATTTCGCCCCCGTTGAAAATTTGTGCTGCTGAGGGGAAGgccaagtttttttttttttttttttttttaatttatccctttccgtttttttacCACTTTTTAGGTGCACGAAATTTTGAACAGCACATCGGATGGTTACGTCACAGTCGACATTATCCGCcatggaaaaaacaaaaaaataaaagtaaaaaaaaatgtagtaaaaatggagcaaacgCGGGACACAAAAACGTGTTAACAACTGTGAATGGATACGTGCTTCTTCCCGTTTTGTGTACCTTCGAAAGACGTGTGTTCCCCCTGCCGAGCTAAACCTTCTTACGTTGATTTTTACATTCTCAGTTTATTCCTTCGTTCACCAGTTTTCAAATTGGTGAAGGGGGGCATATGCTTGcacgcatatatgtacatatgtagaAGTGCCAACTCGATAGTTGTAATTGTGACACGCAATGTAGTACCATTTTGCGCCATGTGTACACATTGAAGTGAATTTTTATGATCACCATTTTGCTACGCAGCCCATAACATAGATAGGCCACGTGTGTATGCTATACACTTGCGCTCGCTTTTTTGCGCTGCATACTCGCTTTACCAATTTTTAGGTGAAAATGTGATGACCAGGAGTACGTCCATTCGTTAGGTCGCTCAGTGTGCCTTTTCCTTGCTATCCCCGCCCCGCCGCAAAAACTCCTTCATCTTATGATAAATGCGAAGCGTAGTTAAATCacccttctccctttttttttgggtgttCTGCGTTAATGTGACTCGTCTGTGTTGTTTCATTCCAAAAAGGGATACCACCAAACTTGTGATGTTCTCAAATTTCCGTCTTTTTGAAGGTAACCTTTTTGGAGGGAagcacataaatatatttccatcTGCTGGGGTCCCTTTGAACCCAATCGTTTATGTACGCATCCTTTActtgtccttttttacaccccccccctctctcCGTtctgctcccctttttagacattaaaaagaaggaagatcTCGAATATAAGCCGTTCAAAAATATCAGCTTTAATAAGCTTAAGAccaatttgaaaaacttTCTTGTAATCAACAAAAAGTTTAACATATCGGATGTTAAGCAGGTTTCCTTTttaggtgaaaaaaaagagcgaaaaaaaataagcaatgTGAGTAGAAGCGAGCGAAGAGAGCATAAATGGCCATAAGCGAGCGCACACTTGTGAACGTCCCGCGGTGACCACCTCTCTTTTGCGAGTATCACATCATGTagtttcccccattttgcgtcACCATCCGGGGGGAATATACTTTACCCGATTAAGAAGCAAAGCttaaagtatttttttttttaagtgcccTTTCCTAAATTCCCATTGCAccatttattaaataagaGGAGCTTTTTTCCTATGCTGctacaaataaataacaacccccattttgtgcgtctTCACCATGTCTTTTTCATCAACTTGTGTGTTTGCCTACAAAGTGGTGCTCCGCTTTTTGGCAGTGCCTCTACCAGACAACCTAACAGCTAACCGAATAGCTAACCGAACAGCTAACCGAACAGCTAACCTAACAGCTAACCGAACAGCTAACCGAAGAGCTAACCTAACAGCTAATCGAACAGCTAACCTAACAGCCAATCTGTGTGTTTTTCCCTCCACCCCTAGGAAAGTTTTACAATTACGAGAAAATTGAGAATTACGGCGTAAATGAAATATGCATACTGGGCCGGAGCAACGTAGGGAAGTCAACCTTTCTGAGGAACTTCATAAAATACCTTATCAACGTGAATGAGCATGCAACTGTAAAAGTTTCCAAGAATAGCGGGTGCACTAGGTCGATAAATTTATACTCTTTTGAAAATGGCAAGAAAAAGAGGTTATTCATTTTGACGGACATGCCTGGCTTTGGCTATGCTGCAGGAATAGGCAAAAAGAAGATGGAGTTCTTGAGAAAGAACCTAGAGGACTACATATTTCTGCGAAATCaaatatgccttttttttgttcttatcGACATGAGCGTGGACATACAGAAGATTGACGTGTCCATAGTGGACGCCATAAAGTATGTACAACATGTGCGAACGATGTATTTGCGTGTTTCCCCCGTTCTCTCCTCatgtttcacttttttttctcccttacAGAAAAACGAACATACCCTTCAGAGTCATCTGCACAAAGAGCGACAAGTTCAGCACCAATGCTGAGGAACGCCTTCAAGcaatcaaaaatttttatcagcTTGAAAAAATCCCCATACACATTTCGAAATTTTCGACACACAATTAGTAAGCCTTAAAGTGGGCAGCACTGCACCGCCTTCTTTCTATACTGCGATTTGTATCAATTGGGGTTTTCCCCGCATTTGCGACTTAGGAGCACCAAGTTGAGCCATTATGATCAGCCGCTTACGAGCGCCCACTTGTGGAGCTTCCCATTTCTACACGTTTgcttacacattttttttccccttttttttccagcataAACATTTTCAAAGAAATTCAGCACCACTGCAATTTGGACACCCCGTGAAGGCGATTGGATTGTTTATGTTATGGCTGCCTCGGGCCCTGTTGACCGCGAAAGTTTGAGTTAAAAATAACgcacaaagggaaaaaaaatggggagggggagTAAATCCATTTCAGTGCAGAcgaatgtgtatatatatatatatgtatatatgttgtGCGATTGTCCGCTGGTCCgccctcccattttttggggCGCACCTGCGAGGGAGGCACCGCCAGTGGAAGTTCACTACtaagtgccattttttcgtgTAACAGCTGGTTTCTCATTTCTCTTATCACCGCCCATGGCGGCGCATGACCACTCACGGATGGGCCCCGCCTCAGGTGAAGTAATTAAGGCCGCCCTTGTACATGTCCAAGATGTTGAGCTGGTCCTCCGTGAAAACCAACTTGTACTTGTACTCCCATTCGTCCTTGTGGGTCCTCAAAAAATTCTGGATGCATTTCTCTATCTCCTTCTTTATGATATGCACCTTATTATTTGACATCCTGGCTACGCTCATCAAAATGTTTGGGAGCCAATGAGGGACATGATTCGGAAACGAATTGATAACACTAATGAGGGCGTAAATGGcgactgtttttttcttctctagCAGTTTGCTGTTATTACTCGTTTCTTgattctcccctttttgtggtAATGGTAATGTGCTTTTCTCATTTGCCAcggttaaaaaatattgcgaAATGCTTTGAACAGTTTGACTGTCGTAGAAACAAAGCACGGAGGACAAAATATCACGCGATAAATTTTGAATCTCAATATAATTGTCAACTAGCAAAGATATGAAGACATTTAGGAGGAAGGTGTTTTCCCTTCgactgtaaaaaaatatgcagtaGTACGCatggaaataaaagcaaaattgtAACACGCAATTGCGAATCTTCCAATTCTTTTTGCTTAGCAAGTggcttaacttttttatgaataaatttcCCATGTTGTCTTGGAGTAGAGAGTCGAAGCTACTAATTAGTTCTGGTGTGGCTATTTCGTAGTTACGGTCTGGGCCACATGTGACACACGTGTCGCCTGCTTCCCCCGTCCCCTTCACATGGCTGATTTTTTCAAGCTCGAACAAGTAGAGCGAGGGGCACATGAAACAGTTAATAGCCTTGTTGATAATCCCATTGATAAAATTGTCGACGAGTTggaaggataaaataaacattttcaaaaatggaatgCTCACATTATTTAGCACGTACATGCTTCTAATCGAAAAAATGGTGATGGTAATATAAGCTAGGGTCTCCagtgtataaataaattttgactGTTTGGACAGCGTCTCCTGGCCTTGAAGATACTCAATAACCTCACAGGCGcttttgtacatatatattaatatccTAAGATAGATACATTTCAAGTGGGAATAATACCTATGGTCGTGAAGTACGTAGAGTAAGTAAGCTAGGAGATCCCCCACCACTTGTCTAACCGTTATGTTGTCATTATCGATCAATTTTAGGAACTCCATTAGGTGGTCATCCATTAGGTGGATGTTCTTGTGCATACTGTACATAAGCATAATACTTAACAGctgcgttttctttttaaaaattaaattggaCGTATCTTGAAAATTGAAacacaaacaaaaattaaac
This genomic stretch from Plasmodium cynomolgi strain B DNA, chromosome 14, whole genome shotgun sequence harbors:
- a CDS encoding GTPase (putative), with the translated sequence MRSVVKSPFSLFFWVFCVNVTRLCCFIPKRDTTKLVMFSNFRLFEDIKKKEDLEYKPFKNISFNKLKTNLKNFLVINKKFNISDVKQVSFLGKFYNYEKIENYGVNEICILGRSNVGKSTFLRNFIKYLINVNEHATVKVSKNSGCTRSINLYSFENGKKKRLFILTDMPGFGYAAGIGKKKMEFLRKNLEDYIFLRNQICLFFVLIDMSVDIQKIDVSIVDAIKKTNIPFRVICTKSDKFSTNAEERLQAIKNFYQLEKIPIHISKFSTHNYINIFKEIQHHCNLDTP